The following nucleotide sequence is from Prosthecobacter sp..
TATTCCTTGGCGATGCGTTGCTTCGCGGCGTCGTGCGCCTGGTTGTACGATTTGCCGAGATCCTCGCTGAAACCTTTGCGCACATTGTCCGCCGCGTCGCCCGTGCGCCCATTGAGCGACTGCATCGCATGTTTGTCCTGCTGCACGGCATCCAGTGCCTTCCGGACATCGGCAGCGCTTTCGGGCGTGGGATTGCTGCGATGCTGGTTCATCGCCTCTTCGAGTTGATCGACTTTCTTGCCGCCCATCTCGCGGCCTTTCTCAAAGGCATCGGTGCGGTCCTTGACCGAGGCATCCGATGGGCCGGGCAGCTTGGTGCTGGGCAGATCGGGGTTCTTCGGCTTTGGCCCGCCCACGAAATCCTTCACGTCCTTTTGCAGGTATTTGCCCGCTTTCTCCAACTGATCCTTCGCGGCGCGATCAAAGTCGGTGCCCTTCAAGGTGGCGTCGTAGGCCGCGCCCGCAGTCTTGCCGGTCAATGCCAAGCCCTTCTCCATCACGCGGCCCACGCCTTCGTCAAAGATGACCTTGCCCGCGGCATTCGTGAAAGCCTCCATACCGCTCTTGCCCGCCATCACGTCGTCATGGACGCCATACATTTTCTCGGCGACCTCCATGCCATACTCCGACTGGCCGCCGGTGGCCGCGCCGAGCAGACCGCGCAGCGCCATCGCCTTGTAGGAGGTTTCGCCGTCGGAGTTCGTGCCGGTGAAGACCTCGCGTGCGGTGCTCTGCGCACCATCTTTGACCCAGTTCGCGTCGCGGGCCTCCTGGCGTGATTTTTCGGCATCCATCTCCTTGCCGACGAGACTGCGGATTTTCTTGATCTGATCCGAAGGCGGTGGTTTGCCCGCGAGCAGATCCTTCGACATCTGATTGAGCTTCTCCAGCATCTTTTCCGACTGGCCGTCGGTGTAGCTGAGATTGCCCTGCGCCTGGAGGTTGCGAATGCCCTCGGCGGTCTTGTGAATGTCCTGCAGCGTCTGCGCCTCCTGCTTGTGCTGCTGCACCATCTGCTCCAGCACCGGATCGGGCCGCCAGATGTCGCGCTCGCGGGCGGTGTAGGAGATGGTGGCTCCCTTTTCGGCGAGATCCTTGTTCAGCCGGTCACGTTCCCGTGTCAGGCGGTCGATTTCGCGGTCGTGCTCGCTGGTGTCGCGACCTGCGGCTTTCAAACCATCGCGGATTGATTGCACGAAGCCGATTTGCTCGACGGTGTTCTTGTAATCGTTCTGTGTCTGGCGGGTGTTTTCGGCGTTAACGATGCCCTGCCAGTATTTGTCGGCGTCCTCCTTGTTCGGAAAGAAGTGCTCCTTGCCGTCATCGTCCTTCACCATCCAGCCTTCGCCTGCCTTGCCCTCGCCGGGAGCGAGACCTGCGCCAACTGTCTCGCCAGCCGTCTGACCCAGGGCGTTGCCAACACCCGTGGCGGTGCCAACCACGGCGCTTTGACCGAGCAAATTCATGCCGCCTTCTGCTGCGAAGCGGGAGGGATCCGCACCCCATTCGGGAAGACCCGAGTCATCCGCCACAAGATCCTCGCAGACCAGGAAAGCCAGCACACCCGCTGCGACACCGGCACCCGGCAGCGGAGGCGGCGTTTTGCCTTTCCTGGGGTTCCCACCGCGCAGCACACCGATGATGAAACCGAACATCGAGGCCACCGTTCCCCACAAGGCTGTGGCGACGGGGAAAAAGAACGTCGAGGCCGGCGCGGTCTTTGTCAGTGTGGGCACCATCAGCATCGTGGGAAACTTTGCCACATCATGATAGCCGCCGCTGAGGCCCACGGTGGAGAAGTGGATGATCAAACCGAGCGCCGCGCCTTGCAGGAAGGCCTGCGTCTTGGATTTGATCATGCGCATCGGGTAGAGCAGCAGCCTTTTTAGCGAGAACTTCCCCTGCGCGTCAAAGATGCCGCTCGCGCTCTTCACGAACTGCAGCAGCAGACGCGGCGTTTTGAGAATGAGCTGCTTCACATGCAGCTCACCTGCCGTCCATGCGGGATGCGTCGCCACCGCGGCATCAAACCGCGCCACCGAGCAACCCGACAGCCGGTCGTGAAGACCGCGCATGCCCAGCAAAGAGAGCAGCACCGCCACCTGGATGCCCGCGCCTGCAAAAAAAACGAGGCGATTCAGCAGCCATGGTTCGCTGCGCATGGGCGACCCCATCTGAATCTGCCACAGCACCATGCAGAGAAACATCGCACCCGCGAAGACGCCGATCTTGATCATCCAGCGCTTCTTCAGCATCACGAAGCCCGGCTTGCCACCCTCGGCAGTCACGACGCGCACACCTGCGATGCGTTTGCCCGGCGAACGCCCGCCCGCAACCTCCGTGAACCAATACAGAGCGGCCACCAGCAGTGGCAGCCATGGAATGAGCGTCGCAGTCTGACCACCAAAGGGCAGCGGAAAGCGCCAGCTCGTCCACGCCGAGACCCAAATCATCTGTCCGATCAACCAGGCAACTCCGAAAATGATCGCCGCGTCGATCGCGCTGGCTTTCACACGGTCTGCCAGCGCCGCAGGGGGCAACGGCGGTGGTGGAGTGCCGCCGCTTATCATGACATGCACCGGCCCTTGGCGTTGCGAGGCCGGTTTGGCCTCATCCACCGCTTGAGGGAATGATTCCATCACCACCGGCTTGCCGCAGGCAGGACAAAACTTCGCCCCGGACGCGACAACGGAGGAGCAATGGTTGCATTTGAGCACGTCCGGTTCTTGTGCTGGCTTAGACATCGGAGGGAACCGTGTGGCCACTGCCTGTGGCTGACAATGTGAACCTCCGAGCCAGAATTGCGCACCTCTTCCTATGAACACCGCCCTCCGTCCTCTGCCCATTTCCGTGTGGATCGCCAGCTTTGGCTCCATCGCGCTGCTCATCGCCCACGTGGCAGGGATCAGCACCATGAACGCGCTGCTTCTGCCGCTGGCGCTGCCTTGCGTGTTATGGATTGCGGCTGTCTGGATCATCAGCGCGAAGCGTGGCGATACGTTTCTCTCCAGCCGGCTTCGTCTTGGCTTCGTGGGTGGTTTGTGGGGCACGGTGGGCTATGACGCCGTGCGCGTGCCATTGCACCTCATGGGTTTGAACCCCTTTCCGCCCATTCGCGCTTACGGCATGTGGGTCGCAGGCATGGACCACGCCACGCCGCTGACAGACCTCGTCGGTTTCACCTACCATATCTCGAACGGCATCACCTTTGGCTGGATCTATGCGCTGCTGATGACCGGCAGACATTGGGGCTGGGGCGTTCTGTTTGGCCTGGGGCTGGAGGTGATGGCTGTGGTCACGCCGTTTGGTGAGTTGTTTGGCCTGCGTGCGGTCTCGCAGACGGTGATCATCGCCTTCGTCGCGCATCTGTTTTACGGCTACCCGCTCGGACGTATCTGCCAGGATCGCCAGACACGCGGTCTTGGCATCTCATTGGGCTGGTCTGGCACGGCTATTGTCGCGCTGGCCGTGTGGTTCGTGCTCGCGTGGCAGCCAGTGGCTGGTTATCCCGAGCTTTCCGGCCGTGTGATCCGTTTCGGTCCCGCCGCGATCTATCCTGGCGTGCGTGACATCCATCTGCCTGCTGGTGCCGAGGTCACGCTGCGGAATGAAACCGAACGCGAGCTGAAGCTCCGCCTCCGCAGCACCAAGGACGGCCATCACAGCACCGGAGTCGAGATTGTGTTGCCACCGAAGGCTGAAAAAGTGCATGCCATGTCCGGCAGCGGCCTGTTTCAGTTTGCCGTGCCCGGCGAACCTTGGCGCAGCTCGTGGGTGTTCGTATGGGAGCGTTAAACTTGAATCGCAGGCGGCTTGTCGCGCTTCAGCTTCGTCAATTCAGCAACGGCGAGTTCCGCCTTCGGCATTTCAGCCGGCGGCACGGGGAGCAGCACCTGTTCCTCCTGAACACCGGTGCGCGTGATGAACGCATAACGCACGCGCAGCCAGTAACGGCCCTCCTCCGTCTCCAAATCCACGCCCTGGAGCCACGAGCCGACCATCGACCACGAATGCAGCTCGTCACCGAGCATCACGCATTTTTTGCCCACGCGAACGCGTGTTTCCGTCGTGCTGAGCCGGCGCAGCCGCGCCCCAGGTGTCAGCGTGGCCGCCAGGCCGGTGGCCACCATGACGAACAGCAGCATTGCCGCCACCCAGACGCCCGCCTCCGGGTCGTAGATGATGAAACCGCCGCCGATCGTGATGCAGAAGAACCACACGATGCGCAGCAGCATCTTTTTCGCGGACTTCTCCTCCTCATACTGACGTTGGAGGATCTCGCGCCACAGGTCCGCCGGAATGCTCCACTCCGTGATGAACTCGCCCGTGCCGCTCAGCAACGCCTCGGCCTGCTTGCCGCGGCTGCGGAACATCAGCGCCGTGATCACCGCTGTCATGCACACAAAGCCTGACAGCACGATCATGGCATAGCCGCCGTTCATCATGTCCCAGTCACCCAGCGAGGGGATGAAACAGGCGAGGAAGAAAACCAGCGCCACGATCCAGGCGCGGCGGGCGATTTTGAAGTCTCGGTTCATGGTTTTGTGGGAATCAGTTTCACGTCATCGAAGTACACCGGGCCCTCCATCCAGATGGCCTCCACGCTCACACTCACCACCTTCTTCGGCAGGTCGTAGAACGCGAACTCCAGCTCCCGCCATTGCCCGATGGGCCGCACCACGGCGTCGCGGATGATGGAATTGCCGAGGTCGTTGACCAGCCGCACGCGCAGGCGGATGCCCTCCGGCGTGCGGCCATCATCGAAACGAATCAGCTTTGAGCTCATCGGGTGCAGCATCCGCAGTGCGATGGTGGCCTCCTCAGTTCCGGCCGCGAGCTTCAGAGGAAGATCGAAACTCATCTCATCCGGTCCCGTGATGCAGGCCACATGATTTCCCTTCTGCGTCGGATCAGCCACGATGACGGCGTTGTCGCTGTTGGGACCACCTGGAGCCGCAGACTCGAAATCACCACCCATCACGCCGCTCGCGCTGCTTTTGGGAGTGGCGGGCACTTTCGCCGTGGAGCTGCTGCCCAGGCCGCGATCTTTGAGAAAAACCTCCAAAGCCACATAATCACCCGAAACCGGCTCCATCCACTCGATGCGCCGGTCTGAGCGGGAAATGCGAAACAGGCCGATCATCGGACTCACATTCGGATCGTAGCCCGAATCCGCCGAATGCGTCTCACGCAGCGACACATCCGACCAGCCCTCCGCGTCATACGGCTCCGCATGCATCGTCATGCCGACGCCGCGAGGCAGGGATTTTCTCAGTTCGATGAGCCACGGTTGTTTTTGAAACCATAGAGTCATCTCCGCCAGATCCTGTGCTGCGGCGACTGCCGGGTCCGCTGGCACGGATGGCTTGGTTGGAACTGCGGGCGCTGGGGTTGCAGATGATGGCGAAGCCGGCTTTGGGCCTGGCTTGAACCAGCCCATCAGCCGCTCGCGCTGGCTGTAACCTGCAAAACCCAGCGCTCCGGCCATGATGGCCGCGATGATCGGCAGCCACAGCATGCCTCCGCCCGCTTTCGCTGGAGGCACAGGCGTGCTCACTGCCGGTGGCAGTGGTGCTGTCACCGCGTTGCCGCATTGTTCGCAAAAACGCACGCCCTCGGCGAGCGTGGCACCGCATTTCGCGCAGCAGGTCTGGTTCGTCGGCGTGCTCATGGGGTGATGATCTCCACCTGCAATCCGTCGTTCGAGACCTGCACCTCCACGACCGGCGTGCCGTTGAGAATGGCCGCTTCCGCCTTCGCGCCGCCGATCACGCGCAGCGGCATCTGCGCCATGCCCTCACGGTTCTCCGCCGAGGGGAAAAACACATCCACATCGTCCTCGGTGTCGCGATGCGTGCCGCGATGCACGTTCGCCCGGTCCTGGCGCAGCACCTCCAGCACCTTCTTGAGCGGCGCTCCCGCCGAATTGACATGATCGCGCGCGCTCAGCCGAGCGCGGTAGGCATCCGGCCGCACGCCTGCTGATTCATCGCCACCGCCCAGCGCGGCTGGCGGTTCGATCCAGCGCACGAGATCATAGCCGTCGCCCTTCGCGGAGAGAACGCCAATCGCAGTCATCATATCGCCGCTTTCCGGCAGCGTTACCAGTTTCACCACCCAGCCACCTTCCGCGCTCGCGCCGATCCATTTCTCCACCCAATACGCCGAGGTGGATGGCGACTCCGACCAGCGAAACACCGCGCCCTGCTGTCCTTTGCCCACCAAGGCCTTTGATTGTCGCGGCTCAAAGGCTGCGCCAGTCCACTTCAACATGCGGAAGAACGTGGGAGACACATCACTCTGCGGCGCAGGCACCAGCAGCTCGATCTTCCCATCGCGATCCACATCGCCTGCGAGTTGCGGCAGACTGATGCCGAAGTCCCACTCGCCAAACGCCAGCGGATGATCGACATCGAGAACCTCCGGACTCTTCCACAGGATGGCTCCCTGCGCGTCCTTCACGAGAAGCTGGTAAAAAGTGCCGAGTTGGTCATCCGTCCCCAGCTTGCGCCGTGAGATCTGCTCCGCCACGCCGTCGCCATTCAAATCCGCCGCCAGCACCGTCGGCTCCGAGGGGATTTCCTCGCCACGGCAAAGGCAGGCAGCCACCAATGCCAGAACCATCCGCCGCAAAGTCAGTGTCTTCATGATGCTCATGATAAGACTCAAGAGCCGCGAACTCCACACGGCTCTTGGGCACTCTGAGCCGTTTCTTGCGCCCGCCATTGGGTCAATCGTACATGACCGTCCGTTTTGATTTCAGCGAGT
It contains:
- a CDS encoding RDD family protein gives rise to the protein MESFPQAVDEAKPASQRQGPVHVMISGGTPPPPLPPAALADRVKASAIDAAIIFGVAWLIGQMIWVSAWTSWRFPLPFGGQTATLIPWLPLLVAALYWFTEVAGGRSPGKRIAGVRVVTAEGGKPGFVMLKKRWMIKIGVFAGAMFLCMVLWQIQMGSPMRSEPWLLNRLVFFAGAGIQVAVLLSLLGMRGLHDRLSGCSVARFDAAVATHPAWTAGELHVKQLILKTPRLLLQFVKSASGIFDAQGKFSLKRLLLYPMRMIKSKTQAFLQGAALGLIIHFSTVGLSGGYHDVAKFPTMLMVPTLTKTAPASTFFFPVATALWGTVASMFGFIIGVLRGGNPRKGKTPPPLPGAGVAAGVLAFLVCEDLVADDSGLPEWGADPSRFAAEGGMNLLGQSAVVGTATGVGNALGQTAGETVGAGLAPGEGKAGEGWMVKDDDGKEHFFPNKEDADKYWQGIVNAENTRQTQNDYKNTVEQIGFVQSIRDGLKAAGRDTSEHDREIDRLTRERDRLNKDLAEKGATISYTARERDIWRPDPVLEQMVQQHKQEAQTLQDIHKTAEGIRNLQAQGNLSYTDGQSEKMLEKLNQMSKDLLAGKPPPSDQIKKIRSLVGKEMDAEKSRQEARDANWVKDGAQSTAREVFTGTNSDGETSYKAMALRGLLGAATGGQSEYGMEVAEKMYGVHDDVMAGKSGMEAFTNAAGKVIFDEGVGRVMEKGLALTGKTAGAAYDATLKGTDFDRAAKDQLEKAGKYLQKDVKDFVGGPKPKNPDLPSTKLPGPSDASVKDRTDAFEKGREMGGKKVDQLEEAMNQHRSNPTPESAADVRKALDAVQQDKHAMQSLNGRTGDAADNVRKGFSEDLGKSYNQAHDAAKQRIAKEYGVPPDKVKVVQPTNKPGDVPTPDPSGFAKKPKGAPKTHGDDFVQTPGKVPDNVNPKKASFDQDVTYRVPQDGIDPRTGKPFSGHVDVPKTDAKRIYNEEFYKARHEGKLPYETHPDGSVKLDGNGKPVVDSKAINDYNHKMDQSVTDRLDAEAYGTGDKDLQTATNSNVKGRDFSDVEGVGKTMEHKQYEWRNEAQNMQKDATKLSELAKKEAAAGNLEKAAELQHRANNLSSAAEGKMEEGFRQTTKQFKNQIQGRVDALNSSMGKTVANVPPKLTEAAGIMEQCGKPGFSPAQVEQKLAQIGYTPEKVVQQMSSTLESLQKFKPSGLPKPPKLVLPPNTGRILGQTLTKGALDQN